CCGGTTCCCACTTTTGGGAGACATGCTGAACCACAATGAAAAACGCCGCCTTTCGGCGGCGTTTGTAGATCGATTGTCTCTGTAATCAGGCTTTACCAAAGCCACCGCCTGTTGGCGTCACAACGGTAAAGGCTTCACCTGCTTCAAGCACGGTCTGGTCGCAATTGCCGAGCACCTCAACGGTGCCATCCTTGCGGCGCACTTCGTTGCGTCCGGTCTGACCCGGTTCGCCGCCTTCAAGACCGAATGGTGCTACCCGACGATGACCAGACAAAATTGCAAAGTCGAGCGTCTTCAGTGCACGGATCGTGCGCTTGGTGCCATCACCTGCATGCCACTTACCCTTTCCACCAGAGCCTTCGCGGATATGAAAGTCTTCCAGCAATACCGGGAAACGTGTTTCCAGAATTTCTGGATCGGTAAGGCGGGAATTGGTCATATGCGTATGGACCGCATCAGCACCATTAAATCCCGGCCCGGCTGGCGCGCCGGAGCAGATGGTTTCGTAATACTGATACTCGTCATTGCCGAATGTGAGATTATTCATGGTGCCTTGCGCTGCAGCCATCGCCTTGGTTGCGCCAAACAGACAATTGGTGACTGCCTGACTGACTTCGACATTGCCTGCTACAACAGCAGCCGGGAAGCGTGGAGAGAGCATCGAGCCTTGCGGAACGATGATCTTGATCGGCCGCAGGCATCCGGCATTCATCGGAATGTCGCCTTCAACCAACACGCGGAACACGTACAGCACTGCAGCACGCGTTACGGGTTCGGGTGCATTGAAGTTGTCTGGACGTTGTTCTGAGGTGCCGGTGAAATCGACCGTTGCTTCGCGCTTATCGCGGTCAATTGTGACCCGAACTTCGATCTGGCAACCCTGATCCATTTCATAGGTGAAATGACCGTCTGGCAGCTTGTCGAGAACACGGCGCACACTTTCAGCTGCGTTGTCCTGAACATGGCCCATATAAGCTTTGACGACATCTTCGCCGAAGAGGCCGATGATTTTTTTAAGCTCAGCGACGCCCTTTTCATTAGCCGCAATCTGCGCTTTCAGATCGTTGACGTTCTGAGTGAGGTTGCGCACCGGATAGGTCGCGCCTGTCAGAAGTGTTGAGAGAGCATCTTCCCGGAAAGTACCACGATCAACCAGCTTGAAGTTGTCGATATAGACGCCTTCCTGCTCAATGTTCACTGCCAAGGGCGACATTGAACCAGGCGCGATGCCTCCAATGTCGGCATGGTGACCACGGCTTGCAACCCAGAACCGAATTTCACGATTTTCATCGTCAAACACTGGCGTGCAGACGGTCAAATCGGGCAGGTGCGTTCCACCATTGTAAGGCGCGTTGATCAGGAACACGTCGCCCGGCTTGATATCTGTGTTCTCACGGATAGCCGTTGCAACGGACGCATCCATGGAGCCGAGATGCACTGGCATGTGCGGTGCATTGGCAACCAGATTGCCTTCTGCATCAAACACGGCGCAAGAGAAATCGAGACGTTCTTTGATGTTGACCGAATAGGCCGTGTTCTGGAGCGTTACGCCCATTTGCTCTGCAATAGACATGAAGAGATTGTTGAAAATCTCAAGCATCACCGGATCGGCTTCTGTACCGATTGCTGTGCGCAAAGGGAGTGCCTTGATACGTGTCAGAACGATATGATCATGCTGGGTCAGGCGGGCTTGCCAACCATCTTCGATGACAATCGTCTGGTTCTTTTCGATGATGATTGCAGGGCCGGTAACAGTCTGGCCACGCTGGATCTTCTCGCGAATAACAACGCCTGCATCATGGAATTCCCCATGGGAAAAGAAGCTAGAGCGCTTCGCGGTTTCCGCCTCCAGATCGCTTTCGAGAGGGAGGCTCGTTTCCGTTTCGCCTGCACCACCGCCAACTGCTTCGACTTCAACAGCATCGATGACCAATGCCTTGTTTTCTGCAATGAACCCGAAACGGCGCTTATGTGCGATTTCAAATTCCGAACGCAAACGTTGGGCGCTGTCCTCAGAAGGGAAGGTTGCTTCAATTGAAAGCACCGTATCCGTACCCGCATAACGGATATGCGCACGCAGATGTCGCTTGATGGCATCGGTTTCGATGCCTTGTGTTGTGAGTTCCGCAACGCATTCTAGTGCGAGTTCTTCGGCAAGGACATTCAGTGCGGCAGGTGCCGAAGCATCAAGTGATACGCCCAGAGCTTTCTGACGCGTTGCGCGAATATCCGCGAGACCCATACCGTAGGCTGAAAGCAGACCCGACATTGGATGAATAAGGATGTTCTTCATGCCGAGTGCGTCAGCAACGAGGCAAGCATGCTGACCGCCAGCCCCACCGAAGCAGCTTAACGCGTAGCGGGTGACATCATAGCCGCGCTGGACGGAGATTTTCTTGATCGCCTCGACCATATTGGCCACAGCAATGCGGATGAAGCCGTCTGCCACTGTCTCCGGCGAACGGCCGTCGCCAATCTGAGCGGCCAGATCTGTGAACAACTCACGCACGCGCGCGACATCGAGCGGTTGATTCTGCTCAGGTCCAAAAATCGCAGGGAAGTAATCGGGGATTAATTTGCCAAGCATGACATTGGCGTCTGTGACAGCGAGTGGCCCACCATTACGATAGCAGGCAGGGCCGGGGTTTGCACCCGCCGAATCTGGTCCAACGCGGAAACGTCCAGCATCGTAATGCAGGATAGAGCCACCGCCAGCAGCGACTGTATGGATCAGCATCATCGGCGCACGAACACGGACGCCCGCGACTTCTGTCTCAAAGGCGCGCTCATATTCGCCATCAAAATGGGCGACGTCGGTTGACGTGCCGCCCATATCAAAGCCGATGACTTGACCGAATCCGGCAGTCTCACCGGTACGGGCGAGACCTACGACACCACCCGCAGGGCCGGACAGAATTGCATCTTTGCCCTGAAACAGATCAGCGGCGGTAAGGCCACCCGATGACATCATGAACATAACGCGAGCGCCAGTGCGTTCGACGTCGAGTTCATTGGAAACCTGTGCGACATAGCGGCGAAGGACAGGCGAAAGATAAGCATCGACCACAGTCGTATCGCCACGCCCGACAAGCTTGATCAGGGGAGAGACTTCATGGCTGACGGATACTTGTTCAAATCCGATTTCGCGCGCAATGCGAGCGATTTCAGCCTCATGCTCAGGAAACTTATAGGCATGCATGAGGGCAATTGCGATCGACTTATAGCCCTGTTCTTTAAGAGAATGCAGCGCAGCTGCTGCCTCGGCAGGATCGAGCGCTTTTTCGACTGTGCCGTCTGCACGGACGCGCTCATTTAGCTCGGTCACACTATTATAAAGCGCTTCTGGCTTGATTATTTCGGTCGCAAAGATGTTTTTGCGTTCCTGATAACCGATGCGCAGAGCGTCACGGAAGCCCTTGGTGGTGATAAGTGCCAGCCGTTCGCCCTTACGCTCGAGAAGTGCATTCGTGGCAACGGTGGTGCCCATGCGCACTTCGCCAATCAGCCCTGCTGGAACTGGCTCGCCAGTGGTCAGGCCAAGATGCAAACGGATGCCGTGAACGGCTGCGTCCTTATAGGCTGACGGGTTTTCGGAGAGAACCTTGCGTGCATGAAGAGTGCCCTGCGGGTCGCGTCCGATGACGTCGGTGAATGTGCCACCACGGTCGATCCAGAAGTCCCACACCCCGCTTCCCGTTCCGCTCATTCTTGGCTCCCTCATGCATGAAGACAGTGTATTTCTAAATCTTTTCGGATTTTCATACTCCCACTTTATTGACAAAATGTCGATAAGATGGTGACATAAAATTCACATAAGTAAGGGAGCAACCATAATGGGGAATAAGAGAGACTCGGAAATAGCGGCAGAAATGCCAGAGCAGGGCTTCGATGAAGTTTCACTGCCAAAGCATCTGCGTTCTGTTGCCTCTCTCGGTCCTATTGTTTCGTCTGCTCATCTCGCCGAAGGCGGCTCTCCCGGTATGTCCGAAGTTGAGTATGGCCTTATTCTTGCATCGCATGCTTTCTCGCGCTGGATGGTTCGCTGCATGGCAGCCGCTGGTTTGCCGGGACTTTCTCCCATAGAAGTACTGATCCTGCATTCGATCCGCCACCGCGGGCGGGAGAAGAAGCTCGCGGATATATGCCTCGTGCTGGATATAGAAGACACGCACATCGCAACTTACGCTATCCGCAAGCTGGAAAAAGCCGGACTGCTGACAACCGGCAAGGCTTCCAAGGAAAAGACGGTCAAAATTACGGAGAAGGGCGCGGAGGCTTGCGCCCGCTATGCGCAAATCCGCGAACGTCTTCTGGTTGATTCCACAGCCAATGCGCGTCCATCTGAAGAGACCTTATCTGAAGTGGCGGCATTGCTGCGTTTCATGTCCGGTGCATTCAATCAGGCCACACGGTCTGCCATCACGTTATAAGAGAGTTACGCTTTTGAACGGAAACGAGTTGAACTTATCTGTTTCAAAACCTCTGCTGACGGTCGAGGGCCTCAGTGTAGAATTTGGCTCGAGCCGGGTAGTCGATGATTTGAGCTTTTCCGTCGCGCCCGGACGTACTTTGGCTGTCGTTGGTGAATCGGGTTCGGGCAAGTCGATTACGTCGCTTTCCATTATGCGGCTCGCAGATATGAGCGGTGCAAAATTTCCGTCCGGTCGCATTTTGTTCAATAGTCCGGATGGCGAGCGCGATCTGTTGAAGGCTGATCAGAAGGCTATGCGCGGCATTCGCGGCAAAGACATCGCGATGATTTTTCAGGAGCCGATGACATCGCTCAATCCGGTATTTACCATCGGAAATCAGCTTTCCGAAGTGCTTATGCTGCATGAGGGCATGTCTAAAGCTGCTTCTCTCGCAGAAGGTAAGCGCCTTTTGGAAATGGTGCGCCTGCCGGATGCGGAAGGGCTGCTCAGGCGTTATCCGCACCAGCTTTCCGGTGGGATGCGTCAGCGCGTGATGATTGCCATGGCGCTCGCATGTCGTCCAAAGCTTCTGATTGCCGACGAACCAACAACAGCGCTCGATGTCACCATTCAGGCTCAGATCCTGCATATTATTAAGGATTTGCAGAAAGAGCTTGAAATGGCAGTCATTTTCATCACGCATGACATGGGCGTGGTGGCAGAAATGGCTGATGATGTCGTCGTCATGTGGAAGGGAAAGAAGGTTGAAGAGGGCCCGGTTGGCCGTATCTTCGAAGCGCCGCAGCACCCTTACACGCAAACGCTTTTGTCTGCCGTGCCCAAGCTTGGCAGCATGACAGGCGAAGCATTCCCCAAGCGTATGCCGGTCATGATGATGCGCGATGGTGTGCCTGTTCTTTCCGGGGAGGAGCGCATTCAGGATACGGCGAGCTATAGCGACAAGCCGCTATTGGCTGTTGACGATCTTTATGTGCGATTCCCGATCAAGAAAAACCTTTTCGGTAAAGTCACCCATGTCTGCAACGCCGTATCGAAAGTGAGTTTCGATATATATCCCGGCGAAACGCTGGCGCTCGTTGGCGAGTCCGGTTCCGGCAAGTCAACAATTGGGCGCACAATCCAACAGCTTCAGTCGCCGCTGGCTGGCGATATTCGATTCAATGGCAAAGCCTACTCTCGGATGAGTTCTTCCGAGCGCTACGCAATGCGCCGTGAAGTTCAGTATATTTTTCAGGACCCGTTCGCATCGCTCGATCCGCGCAAGACTGTCGGATTTTCAATCGCTGAACCAATCCGCACTCATGGTCTTCTCGACAATAGCAAGGCCATTAATGCACGCGTGGCTGAGTTGCTTGAGCGTGTAGGTCTTGGACCGGAACACGCAACGCGTTATCCTCACGAGTTCTCAGGCGGTCAGCGACAGCGTATCTGCATTGCGCGCGCATTGGCTTCAAAACCCAAGCTGATTATTGCGGATGAGGCGCTGTCTGCCCTCGACGTCTCCATTCAGGCTCAGGTGATCAATCTGTTCATGGATCTGCAGAAGGAACATGGATTGGCCTATCTCTTTATCAGTCACGACATGGCTGTTGTTGAAAAGATGAGCCACCGCGTTGCTGTTCTGTATCTCGGTCAAATCATGGAGCTCGGTTCGCGCAGGCAGGTTTTTGAGACGCCGTCGCATCCTTATACGCAGCGTCTGTTGTCGGCTGTTCCTGTTGCCGATCCTTCGGTTCGGACTGAGCGCGCCGCATTGGAAGGTGAAATTCCGAGCACCACGCGTCGTATCGATGACAAGCCTACAATCTATAATCATCGCGAGGTTGCGTCAGGGCATTTTGTCGCCGAAAGCGCCTGACCGACCGAAGTAGTTTTCGTCGCATTATTCCTACGCAAAGCCGCTTCACACCTTTGCCGGAAATGCTCCACAAACCCAAAGGGGAAAAATAATGATAAAGAAAACACTGAAAGCTGCTCTGCTGGCTTCCGCTCTGTCAGCGGCTGTGTTTGCATCTGCTCCGGCGTTTGCCGCCGGCAAGCTGACCATTTCATCGCCGCAGGACCCGGGCAGCTGGGACCCGATCGACACATTCCTCGTCAACTGGGCGTCGGTCGCCACCAATATTTTTGACGGTCTGGTTTATCGCGGTCCTGATTTGAAGATCGTTCCAGGCTTGGCGACTTCATGGGAAGAACTCGACGAAGGCAAGCGCATCCGCTTCACCTTACGCGAAGGCGTCAAGTTCCATGACGGCGAGCCGTTCAATGCGGAAGCCGTAAAATTCACCTTTGATCGTTTGCTTGGCGAAGATGGCGCGAAAGGTCCGCAGCGTTCCAACTATATCGCAATCGACAAGGTTGAAGTTATCGACGACAAGACTGTCGATTTCCACCTTAAAACCCCTGATCCGGTCCTGATCACCAAGCTCGCCGGTTATGGCGCGATGATCGTTCCGCCGAAATACATCACCGAAAAGGGTGACGATTATTTCAACACGCATCCGGTCGGAACTGGCCCGTTCAAGGTTGTTTCCTATGAACCGAAGGTCAGCATCAAGCTCGAAGCCTTTGCTGATCATTGGGGTGGCGCACCAAAGCTTTCAGAAGTCGAATACCGCTTCATCACTGAGCCTTCGACTGCTGTAGCCGAACTTCAGGCCGGTCGCGTTGACATTGTCATCCCACCGACAATTCCAATTGGCATGATCCCGACAATTGAAGGCGATCCGAAGTTGGAACTCGTAACGACCTCAGGGCCAACGGTTTACGCTCTGCGTTTCAACACCGCCGACGGTATCACCAAAGATGAACGTGTCCGCAAGGCCCTCATCATGGCCGTGGATCGTGATGCGATCATTCAGTCGATCCTTGCTGGACAGGCGGAAGCTATCGCAAGCTTCCAGGGTTCGCTCTCGTTTGGTTTCGATCCGAACATGAAGCCACTATCTTACGATCCTGAACAGGCTAAGAAGCTGCTCGAAGAAGCCGGCGTGCAGCCGGGTGCAACGGTGCAGATCGACGTGCGTGGTCAGGATGCGAGCTTTAATGAAGTTGCACAGGCCATCGCAAGCTTCCTGCAGATGGTTGGCGTTAATGCAACCATAAAGCCTTATGACACCAACGTTCTGCTCAACGACATCATCCCGCAGGGCAAGACCGGCGCAATGTTCCAGCAGGCCTGGGGCGGCTGGACCTTCGATTACGATAACACTGCTTACTCAATGTATCATTCGGGCGAAAAGTGGAACCCGTACGACAAGGACGAAAAGCTCGACAAGATGCTCGAAGCACAGCGTTCTGTTCTCGACCGCGGCGAGCGTGAAAAGCTGCTTCAGGAAATCGCGCAATATGCAGCCGATCGGGCTCTCGAAATGCCGCTTTACAACCTGAAGGCAATCTTCGGCGTCAACAAGCGTGTGAAGAACTTCGTTCCGGTTCCTGACAGCCGTCTGCGTCTGACCGACGTAACCGTTGAGTAGTAACTAATACGGCAAGCCGGTTATCATCGGCTTGCCGCAGCATTTCGGAGGCGCTCTGGTGGCCGGATTTCTCATAAAACGAATTTTGCAGGCGTTATTCGTGTTGATCGCGATGACGCTGCTCGTCGCATTTGCGATCCGCCTCACGGGCGATCCGGCACTGATGCTGACGCAAGGTGCGGGTAGTATTACTGAAGCCGATCTTGTGCGTATCCGTGAAGGGCTGGGTTTGAACCAGCCGTTCCTCGTGCAGTATTGGCAGTTCCTCAAAGGACTGTTCACACTTGATCTCGGGCGGAGCTTTCTTGGCGGTACTCAAGTCTCGGTTCTTGTTGGAAGCGCGCTGCCTGCAACATTGATGCTGGCCTTCGCGTCTTTGTTCGTTTCTATTGTGATCTCGGTACCGCTTGGCATTAAGGCCGCTGTATCGCGCGGCAAATGGGCCGATCAGCTCATTCGTATATGTTCGCTCGTTGGCCTGTCTTTTCCGAACTTCTGGCTTGCCACCATGCTGGTGCTGTTGTTTGGTATCTATCTGCAATGGCTGCCACCGAGTGGCATGAGCGGTATTGCAAGCTTTGTGATGCCAGCGTTGACCATGGGCATCATTCTGACGGCAACCAATGTTCGTCTGGTGCGGACATCAATGCTCGAAACCCTACAGTCGCAATATATCATGGTCGCCCGTGCTAAAGGCTTGAGCGAGAACAAGGTACTCTACAAGCACGCATTGCGTAACTGCGCCATTCCGCTCATTACCTATATCGGTCTTCAGTTTGGTGGACTTTTGGGCGGCATCGTTGTGGTTGAACGCGTGTTCAACTGGCCCGGCATGGGTACGCTTGCCTTTGAAGCTGTTGCCAGCCGCGATTATCCGGTTTTGCAGGCCACAATCGCAATTCTGTCGATGCTGATTATCGGCGTTAATCTTCTGGTGGACATCGCCTACGGCCTTGTCGATCCGCGCATTCGTACGGAGTAGAGCAAATGGCGACCAAAACATCGAGCCTCGTGTACTCGCGCTTTGCAAGCCTGGAGTTCGTGGTTGGCTTTGCGCTCACCGGCGTAATCTGTCTTGCAGTAATTTTCTCAGGCTATTTGTTTCCAGCCGGTGCCAACAAGATTGATCTCATGGCGCGTCTCATGCCGCCATTCGTCAATCCAGCACATATTTTCGGCGCCGATCCGCTTGGGCGGGATGTGCTTGCGCGCGTAGTCATCGGCGGCAAGATTTCGCTGTTCGTTGGCTTTGTCTCGGTGATCGGTTCAGTAATCATTGGCACCATCATGGGGCTTGTTGCGGGTTATTATCGCGGTTTCTGGGACATGGCGCTCATGCGCTTTGTCGATGTGCAGCTCGCAATGCCGTTCATCCTGCTTGCGATTACCTTCATGGCCATTCTTGGTGGCGGACTGCTCAACACGATCATTCTGCTGATCGTCTCGCAATGCGTGCAATATGCACGATTGGTGCGTGGTTCCGTGCTGTCGCTGCGCGAACGTGAGTTCATCCTGTCGGCTCGTGCGATTGGCGTGAAGGACTGGCGCATCATTTTCCAGCATCTTCTGCCTAACTTGCTGGGTCCTGTCATCGTTTTGATGACGCTGAATGTCGCCAACAATATCCTGCTTGAATCCAGCCTGACCTTCCTGGGCTTCGGCATTGATTCAACCATTCCCAGCTGGGGTGGAATGCTGGCCGACGGCCGTACTTATCTGCAGACTGCGTGGTGGGTAAGCCTTTTCCCGGGCCTTGCCATTCTTTTCACCGTGCTCGGTCTTAACCTTCTGGGTGACTGGCTGCGTGATAGCCTCGATCCAACTGGCAGGACTTCGCGATGAGCGTGATTTTTGAAAAGACCTATCCGCGTTCGATCAATTTGCTGATCGAACGCTTTGCAAAGCCGGAAATGCGCGGTGCGAAGGTTGAGGCCTGGTTGTTCGATGATCAGCCAAGCCGCTATTCAGCGGAAACTAAATTGCGTGAAGCAGGGATCAATGCCAAGCTGCGCTCGGCCTATAAGCCGCTTCTGCATTTTTTCCTTGAAGAGGTAGATGGCGCCGCACTCAAAGCGGCATCAATTCGCTATCCTCGCCATAATAATTGCGTAGAAAACCGCTTTTTGCTGGAAACCTATCCACTATCGGCGCTTCTGCCACAGGCTGAAATTAGCTTTAGCGCATCCGGCAAGGACGATTTCATCTATGAAGTTGACCTTACTTTTTTTGATGGACGTAATGAAAGCCACCGGGTCTTCGCGCCCAATCGCGTGCATGAAGATTTTATTGGCGAAACGCTTGTTTCACCGACAGGCTGGCTGATTGTCGAACATGAAGGCAGCGTTGAAAATGCGCGCTTTGAGACAGCTTATGAGAAGCTGTTTCATGATACGATTTCGACCGTTGCGGTCCATGACTGGGGTCGGGGCGAACCCTACTTTGAAGAGCTGAATATTTCAGTCAGCTTGCCGATCACGGATCGGCGCCTGCCGTATGATGAGGAAGCGCTGAGCCTTACTGAGGCGCTGCACGAGGATATTTATTTCTCGCTTCTCGAAGTATTCCAGAAGAAGTCAGGTCGTCCTGTCGGCGATCGCGGATTGCAGCCGGGTCAGATTGTACCGGAAGTGCGCTTCCGCGATACAGAAGCTTCAGTCAAAATTGAAACACGTCCGCTTTCGACGACAGATGCCTTGACTGCCGAGCAGGTGCTTGAAAATGCACAGGCACCGCTTTCCGCTGATCAAATCCGTCGTGAGATTGCAAAGCTTGGCGGCTCGCCTTTTGAAGCAAAAACTCGTTCAGGCCGCACCGTGCGCGCAACCTTTGTCAAAGGTAGCGATGCACCGATGATGATCAGTGCCAGTCAGCATGCGAATGAGACCACAGGCGTCGTCGGTGCATTGCGTGCAGCAAATCGTCTTGCAGCACGTAATGGAGCGCATTTCTCAATTTCGCCGCAGGAAAACCCTGACGGATATGAAATTCACAAGCGTCTCTGTGCGTTGCAGCCGCATCATATGCATCATGCTTCACGTTATACTGCTTTGGGTGACGATCTGGAGTATCGCAGCGGTGAGGGGCTTTATGAGAAGGCTATTCGCGTAGAGGCGGAAGCGCTCACGAATGCGAAGCTTCACGTCAATCTGCATGGTTATCCATCGCATGAGTGGACACGGCCGCTGTCGGGTTATGTCCCACGCTCCTTTGCGATGTGGACGCTACCGAAGGGCTTTTTCCTGATTATTCGCCATCATGCGTCATGGGAAAAAGAAGCCGAACAGCTTATGGATTACGTGACCAGGCATCTTGGCGCGATCAACGGTCTTGTTGAGTACAACAACGCTCAGATCAAGCTGTTCGAGCAACATGCAGGCGAAACCGGCTTTCGCATCATCAACGGTTTTCCGTGCATGGTCGGTGTTGATGACCGTCACACGGTTCCATTGACCCTGATTACCGAATATCCGGACGAAACCATTTATGGCGATGCCTTTGTAAAAGGTCATACGGCGCAGATGGAAACCGTTCTCTCGGCTTATGACGCCTTACAGCAACTGTTGCCGACCACGCCTGTCGCTTAATCAGAGATAGTAAATGCCAATACGATTGCCGCCAATCATTTCGACGGCAATCTCCATCTCGTAAATATCGCGCAAAATATCCGGGTGAATGATTTCTTCCGGTGACCCTTGATGAACGACCTTGCCCTTGCGCATGGCAACGATATGGTTGGAATAGCAGGACGCGAAATTGATGTCGTGCAGGACCAGTACGACTGTTTTCCCAAGTTCGTCTGCTGCACGCCGCAACAGTTTCATCATTGAAGCTGAATGCTTCATATCGAGATTGTTGAGCGGTTCATCAAGCAGGACGTAATCTGTATTCTGGCAGAGAACCATCGCTACGAAGGCGCGTTGACGCTGCCCGCCTGATAGTTCGTCCAGAAAGCGTTCCCCCAGTTCTTCAAGCCCGAGATAGCCGATTGCCTGTTCAACGTGATTGAAGTCTTCGTGCGTTGGCCGCCC
The genomic region above belongs to Ochrobactrum quorumnocens and contains:
- a CDS encoding peptidase M14 — protein: MSVIFEKTYPRSINLLIERFAKPEMRGAKVEAWLFDDQPSRYSAETKLREAGINAKLRSAYKPLLHFFLEEVDGAALKAASIRYPRHNNCVENRFLLETYPLSALLPQAEISFSASGKDDFIYEVDLTFFDGRNESHRVFAPNRVHEDFIGETLVSPTGWLIVEHEGSVENARFETAYEKLFHDTISTVAVHDWGRGEPYFEELNISVSLPITDRRLPYDEEALSLTEALHEDIYFSLLEVFQKKSGRPVGDRGLQPGQIVPEVRFRDTEASVKIETRPLSTTDALTAEQVLENAQAPLSADQIRREIAKLGGSPFEAKTRSGRTVRATFVKGSDAPMMISASQHANETTGVVGALRAANRLAARNGAHFSISPQENPDGYEIHKRLCALQPHHMHHASRYTALGDDLEYRSGEGLYEKAIRVEAEALTNAKLHVNLHGYPSHEWTRPLSGYVPRSFAMWTLPKGFFLIIRHHASWEKEAEQLMDYVTRHLGAINGLVEYNNAQIKLFEQHAGETGFRIINGFPCMVGVDDRHTVPLTLITEYPDETIYGDAFVKGHTAQMETVLSAYDALQQLLPTTPVA
- a CDS encoding iron ABC transporter ATP-binding protein; this encodes MIEINKVSKSYSDAIVVDDVTLKLPARGITSIIGPNGAGKSTLLSMVSRLLPMDEGRVTVDGLDVSTTPGDVLAKRLSILRQENAINSRLTVRDLVTFGRYPHSKGRPTHEDFNHVEQAIGYLGLEELGERFLDELSGGQRQRAFVAMVLCQNTDYVLLDEPLNNLDMKHSASMMKLLRRAADELGKTVVLVLHDINFASCYSNHIVAMRKGKVVHQGSPEEIIHPDILRDIYEMEIAVEMIGGNRIGIYYL